A genomic window from Plodia interpunctella isolate USDA-ARS_2022_Savannah chromosome 29, ilPloInte3.2, whole genome shotgun sequence includes:
- the LOC128682276 gene encoding uncharacterized protein LOC128682276 translates to MGDADELANKMADLTVLSFRKVDDVKRLAKHFQKILNDPVTQKNAVVHKYLSDLNETHKRVFLQKRDAVEVEYIFTTEKKSGLQRQRFNSLPVSEVPELLKAELLTAENAKQVHICTDCQVEIELNDEEPLMESLQKHFNLEVHLPKLKRESVVDVSEPVILPNMSRRLSAMECGETPAQTLEQVMTFAKPLEKLDRTFLAKLEAALIRLLPDNSEASINAAIKFHQSAYDKLCQEVVGIDFSTQTSSVAPIIMSIKDNVYQNFSADSNKNIENDDNEQTTEKPVKSQVKKYRYYGPIENFILKLLANHKLLSLVDDRTGKLAFFCMACEYYTLRFRYDSVLNHVFSESHIHNLSCILQADKHIPFSMDEASMEKIKEMNRKFLYGHDVTEDANGLRCGLCKTSIESLEASTIHILDENHLAKLSDKLYRRMRANNPDGSVPDEWGPKDLDWTKFLASVGKPQNSRDHVIIENFIKPSGKIANYCTCCDMTLKGPRQVLFNHIRQKKHLRNAAPHKLVMLYKNHCRPSEYFASFGNYYVCTICPDYVAVPSFAAIVQHFDSSMHIETVSKLIKSALYSDNVDKELLSVHNITEDGTKCELCDGTFGNMSDAVNHILSSIEHQNNAVDVKLRANRGDIISVYMHGNYILHSEGQTFTCKTCDGVFNSIRSLLAHLVYAEHFKVKPNSENIFRFYLELKHNIVMLGRNKYVYYDFGKLKCGVCDGDVAEGENAKRHVVSPRHRENITYLLTDVSATE, encoded by the coding sequence ATGGGCGACGCGGACGAACTCGCCAACAAAATGGCGGATCTGACTGTCCTTTCATTCAGGAAGGTGGATGACGTGAAACGCTTAGCTAAGCATTTCCAAAAGATACTGAACGACCCCGTTACGCAGAAGAACGCGGTCGTTCACAAGTATCTAAGTGATCTAAACGAGACGCACAAAAGAGTTTTCCTCCAGAAACGGGATGCCGTCGAAGTTGAGTATATATTTACGACTGAGAAGAAAAGTGGGCTGCAAAGGCAGCGTTTTAACAGTCTGCCAGTGAGCGAAGTACCTGAGTTGCTGAAGGCTGAGTTATTGACCGCTGAGAACGCGAAACAAGTGCACATCTGCACCGATTGCCAGGTTGAGATTGAGCTGAATGACGAGGAACCCTTGATGGAGTCGCTGCagaaacatttcaatttagaAGTGCACCTGCCCAAGCTGAAACGCGAGAGCGTTGTAGACGTCTCCGAACCGGTGATCCTCCCCAATATGTCCAGGAGGTTATCTGCGATGGAATGTGGCGAAACGCCCGCTCAGACTCTTGAACAGGTCATGACATTCGCCAAGCCTTTGGAGAAATTGGATCGTACGTTTTTGGCTAAACTGGAAGCGGCTTTGATCCGCCTCCTTCCAGACAATTCCGAGGCCAGCATCAATGCTGCGATCAAATTCCACCAATCGGCGTACGATAAACTATGCCAAGAAGTCGTCGGTATAGACTTCTCAACCCAAACAAGCTCTGTAGCGCCTATCATTATGAGCATCAAGGACAATGTCTACCAAAATTTCTCAGCGGACTCCAACAAGAACATAGAGAATGATGATAACGAACAAACCACAGAGAAACCTGTTAAGAGTCAAGTGAAGAAATACCGTTACTACGGTCCTATCGAGAATTTCATCTTGAAATTACTCGCCAATCATAAATTACTATCGCTAGTTGACGACCGCACTGGGAAACTCGCTTTTTTCTGCATGGCTTGCGAGTATTACACACTTAGATTCCGTTACGATAGTGTGCTCAACCATGTATTCAGCGAGTCCCATATTCATAACCTCTCCTGCATCTTGCAAGCTGATAAACACATTCCCTTCTCCATGGACGAGGCTTCTatggagaaaataaaagagATGAACCGTAAATTCCTTTACGGACACGACGTCACTGAAGACGCGAACGGACTGAGATGTGGCCTTTGCAAAACGTCAATTGAGTCCCTCGAAGCTTCCACTATTCACATTCTCGATGAGAATCACTTAGCTAAACTGTCAGATAAACTTTATCGCAGAATGAGAGCGAACAACCCTGATGGTTCTGTTCCCGACGAATGGGGCCCCAAAGATTTGGACTGGACGAAGTTCTTGGCCAGCGTCGGGAAGCCGCAGAACAGTAGAGACCACGTGATCATTGAAAACTTCATAAAACCGTCCGGAAAGATCGCCAACTACTGCACATGTTGCGACATGACTCTGAAGGGACCAAGACAGGTCCTGTTCAACCATATTCGGCAGAAAAAACATCTGCGCAACGCGGCGCCGCACAAGCTCGTGATGCTTTACAAAAACCACTGCCGACCATCGGAATACTTTGCCAGTTTTGGTAACTATTACGTCTGCACCATTTGTCCCGATTACGTCGCAGTCCCGTCGTTCGCTGCCATTGTACAGCATTTCGACAGCTCCATGCACATAGAAACTGTGTCGAAACTGATAAAGTCCGCTCTTTATTCCGACAATGTCGACAAGGAATTGCTTTCTGTGCACAACATAACGGAAGACGGGACCAAATGCGAACTTTGCGACGGCACATTCGGTAACATGAGCGATGCTGTCAACCACATACTATCAAGCATTGAGCATCAAAACAACGCGGTCGACGTGAAACTTAGGGCCAATAGAGGTGATATAATAAGCGTTTATATGCACGGGAATTACATTTTGCACAGCGAAGGGCAAACATTTACGTGTAAAACTTGTGATGGCGTCTTCAATTCCATAAGATCTCTGCTCGCGCATTTGGTATACGCGGAACATTTCAAAGTTAAGCCAAATTCTGAGAATATTTTCCGTTTTTACTTGGAGTTGAAGCATAATATCGTTATGTTGGGAAGGAATAAGTATGTGTACTATGATTTTGGGAAGTTAAAGTGTGGAGTTTGTGATGGTGATGTGGCGGAGGGCGAGAACGCGAAGCGCCATGTTGTGTCGCCGCGACACAGAGAAAATATCACTTACTTATTGACTGATGTGTCTGCTACGGAGTGA